Genomic DNA from Porites lutea chromosome 4, jaPorLute2.1, whole genome shotgun sequence:
ACCTCACAAAGCCAGTTTATTGCGATTGTACTATATTTAAGATACATGATGTAATATAAAGACCGCACAAGTTTACAAAGTTACAAAACCCACTATCAATGACAAAAATTGAACCTCTAAACCAAATAAATATGACACCACCAGATATGATTAAACCCAAAACCACTTTGTGGAATAAAGGGAAGGTATACCCCGCTTGCTTAATTCAGCAGTGGTGCCGACAACTCAGGGGCAGAGGTGCACGGAAACTAACAACTGCTAAATGCCTTGTGCTAGTAAAACAGCTGTTTCTGGCTGTTCTGTGATACTTCACTGTCAGAAATACCATGATAGACAGTTGAAGGCAGTTACTTGAGTTTCTGGTGAATTTTGCTACATTTGTATAATCATGGATCCAAGTAACTATTTTTGAATGTGTGTTTTGTCTGCATGTACCAGTATTTGAATGGAACACTCATACATCTAATTACTTGATTAAACAATGTATTTACTTGACTGTATATTTATCCCTGGGGCTCAGTCAATCGTAAGGTGATTCACAGATTGAATTGCATTATTAAATTTCCTACTCTACACTTTAAGTTTGTTGTTGCCATCATGTACTCAGATGTCTTGCATGCCATAGAATCTAAATCTAGGTATACATTGTAAATATTCAACAATTTTCTGaaggaattattattttttttcaacgacAGTATGATGGATACACATCATGTCCGCTTGTCACTGGTTACAATAAACTAATTCTTGCTGAATTTGACTACAATGGCAACCCTTTGGAAACATTTCCCTTTGATCAGTCAAAGGTAAGTGTAAACAGTACGTGGCTATGCAACAAAGTTAACAGTTGAGGAGGTGGAGGGGGTGGAGCAGAACCTCTATGACCTGCAATCACGACATAATTGTTGggacattgtactcaaatagggtaactacAGAGACAATtaaagaatccacacccctcccccctcttctTCATTCAaggttggggtgtttgttgttttctttagatagcacaacattgcatgaaggggatgggggaggaaaagccTTATTTTCCCCTCTGGAAGTCAGTAAAGTGTCAGAAAGCCCctttagggcaaagtgtctcaactgCATAATTTTGTCACGGATTGTAGCTCTGATACAGTACCTTCTTTTCGGAATTCTGCCTGTATTTTGGACTCCTAGATCCTTGCTTTGTAAGTTACTTGTACTTCTAAAGGCTTCTGAACCCATGTttataatgtacatgtacagaaAAGCAAGGGAATacatttaatttgtttcattCAAATTATTAAGCCACTTTTTCAGTGCCTTGGAAGTCTAGCTGACAATAAAGTTATGCAAGTCAAATAACATTGCAGGCCTCACTACCTGTTGTAATTATTAGTCTCTTGATTCTTACAGTCATTAGAAATTGATTAAAGAGACCATAAATGCACAAACGCAAATTTggtatattttttcctttttttccaggaGAGATACACAATGTATTACATGAAAAAAGATATTCTCCCTGAAGTCTACTGGAATGGATTAGTCAGGTAGGCCTGCAGTACCATCCAAAAAGCTTTACCCCAGTGTAATTAAAATAATGTACAGTGTATGAAGTAAAATAGCGTCAGTCATTGTAGTTCACTGCTTTTTCAGTAGGCTGCTTTGTTATAATATCAAGCGAATTTACAAGTTGAATTTGATTAATAATAATGCTTACAGAACACATTAATgttatgttttaaatgttttcattttcttatttcccCTAGACCTCCTTAATTAAAGTTAAGTTGAAATACATGCACATCTCCTTGTCTAAAAACTCTTTTCTTGGTTCTGGTTTCTATTTCAGGGGCCTGTGGCCAGGTGTGTCACCACTAAGAAGAACTCTTCATTTGGGAATGAGAGGATAATTCTTTACCTGCACCCTGCACAGGATGGAATTGATCTATGATAAAGACCTTGATCTATCAAGGAGCCCTCCTATTGTTTGCACTGatcaaaatttaacaaaaagcaCAAGACAAGTCAAGCAAGATGCAAGATCATTGTTCCACATTTTAGTGGGCCAGAGGACATTTTTTGCATTGTGTCAGTCACTTGTGTCTTGTTCGCATAATAATATTTTCccataatatattttttgtaagtaAGTTATTTGTGATTGGTCAGAGTATTGATTTAACTTTGTGGGACTTAATTTTAACCTGCTGAATGAAAACTTGCTAAATTAAAGTTCCAAATAGTGTGATTTTAATGCATTTGATGATAAAGTTATATTGAGtttgattattaatttttttgacaaCACTTGTCTGTAGAGAGCCTTTAGTGTAAAATAGCTACAGTCATGTAAAGCATAAAAGTGGCAACCAAAAAATTGGATTGTGCTTTCTTCTACTAGCATAAAAAGGGACCAGTATAAAATTACTGAATTTATGATtaaataattttctatttttaaaataatgtatgtAGCTGAAAAGTTTTTTAAAGTACTTACACACTGTATATTTGTAGTTTATAGTTAGTATGGGAATTAATGCATTTCTCACAACTTAATAGATTGTTTAGTATAGTCatcacaggggcggatccaggattttttttaggagggggtgcactcgtctcttgctctacttcaacaccaataaaccacatagttttttttttttgcagaataccagttgtattagaaaaccgcaggtcatctcagggggggggggggggggggtgcgcaccccctgcttGCTTCCCCAAGATCCGCCCTTGCATCATAAAGTAACAATTGCTAATCTTTGTAGGGAAAGTAGTTTACATTAACCTTCAGAAGCTGCTACagcatttgtttttcttaatagTAAACAGGGGAGCtgagtattttttaaaagcctCCTGTCCTCATAGATCTGATTCTTAGACATTATTATTTATCCCTATGAGCATTTTCGCCTTTGCAACAGACATTTCTTGTAAGTAGGACAAAATTTAGTTAGGTAGTAGTTTAAGCAGACTATTATTTCCAGTGCAACTTAAATTAGCATGATTGCACTGCAGCCACCAAAGGCTTGCCATTCTCTGTGTTTTGGATTTCACCTTAAATTAATAACATTATTTAGAAtaactgtgaaactcacaaaaccgtgaacaccagaaatatttatgtaatgttattgtgttgcaagtaATAAGCCAATAAGGTGCAAGATAACTAAACTGCAAACAGCaatggtaattagtttgtggttttgaggtttgcttgtgtatcctgaactttattgtgattggccagtacacaatcaacattcctgaaatttttcaggtttccatggttttctgagtttgacagtagtTATTTAGGGCTCTCATAGTTACAGTGTATggatagacaaaaaaaatcaataaaaaatttaaaagctctcaaaaacaaacaaaaaacggaAGTGATGTATCgtgcattattttgttttatggTTAAAGCCACAATCAAATTTGTTTGAGTACAGTACTTTAGGTACAGTACCAGTTAGCTACAGTTTAGGTACATTACCAGTTAGCTACAGTGAGCTGCAGTGTCACAACAGATGGTTCCAAAAGTATGAGGGTTTTATGGAAAAGCAACTTCGAATTCCTTTTGTATTAATAATAGTACATTTTACTCAAAATATGCATAGCTTTGAAACAAGTATAGTTTTTGTGGGCACTTCAATATACAAATTTGTTGGTACCTATAGGCttcttcttgttacttttgacattttgttacattttaagAGAGTTAGTTAAAAATTCTTGCAGATCAGGAAAGATCAGGACAGAGCCATAACCGAGGATGGGTCACTGGTTAAGGTTCCTGCATGGATAAGATAATTCATTGATACATGTAGATATCACAAACAAAACTGGGAAGTTCAAAGGAAAAGTTGATGTagtaattgaccactccagaaaataccataacataccataatgctctttgtttgtcaccccaaaattttgcataagcattgttttcagtttctcttggggccattttaactcccaagagaaactgaagacgatgcttatgcaaaattttggggtgaaaaacaaagagcattatggtatgttatggtatttctggagtggtcaattttgAAACTGCAAGTCAAGGTTTAGGGTTAAGATTCAGTGAGAATAGGGATGTGTTCCAAATCAAGAAGTTTAACATGTATGCAGCAATAGCTTTGAGGTTGTTATCAAAAGATATTAAATATAGTGAACAAAAGGCTAGTGCAAATCCAGAGGCAAATATTATGTGGAACTTTTCTGAAAGCTGAGACTGACATAATAGTCACACTTCTGAAAGCTGTTGTTTATTAAGaactaaaagaaattttatgAAATTGTTTTCATTAAATTGTCCAACCACATGACTTTAAAGTGTAATATATGTATATACAGTAGTTTAAAACATGTTTACATCCCatttataaaactattattttctttttgctttcaagTAGAAACTGCTGCAGTGGCATTACTTCTGGAAGGAGTGGATACTGTAAAGCACAGCAAAATGGTAGTGGCTGTGATAGTAATattacaatacaataatattacagtttttaatctttaaaaataacacactcaaaaataaaattaaagggAAATGATACATCAAATACCAATCCAGTAATACGCTcctcattttaataatattaagcCCCCCAAATTTGAAATGCAAAGGCCCCCTTAGCCCCTGAGAGCTCATACAGTGGAAGTTCTCATAAGTGAACACCCTCAGGACCCGAAAAAGGGGTCTATAAAATGGAGATAGCTGCTTatggaaatgtaaaaatatatagTTTCTAAGGGAGTTGAGAGAAAAGAGGTTTTGTAAAGGTAATCAGTTGTAAGTAGAGTTGTCCTCTTACAAGGGTGTCCATTaggagagcttccactgtacttggaaattgctcTGTGGAGTGCAAGGTTATTGCCAACAACACTTTTTCAAACTCAACTCTACTGTAGTCTAGAAACTCAGTCAGCAACACTCTTCCTTTGTTCTCTCAATTCCAGGTGGgggagtactcccttatatggcctatatGGAGATGTGCCACTGGACAGTGTATGGTTTTcgacctctctgtcctaaacagggtttATAATTTCATGTGAGTCTGTTAAAAGGATATATCCTGCACAATTGATTTGATTTCCTAGATGAATTTTGCTTACAACAGCAATGAATATAATGTGAATTTGCTCTGTTACAATTGCCAATATATGGCTTTAAAACAAGATGGCATGTATTTTGTCCTCTGCCCTAAAaagggtaataaaattgagggtggTGTCCTAAgcagggtatgtattttaggataTTTTTGACCTagacagggtcagggtttcaaatcCTTAGCAGCacacctatacccaaatattggtcgagtacccaCCCCGCCTCTTGGGCTCTCAATTCAGAATGTTCGGGATGAAGTCCTGTAGACTGGTGTACTGCACTACAGAAAGTTCTCATTCTATACAATACTAGAACTGTATATTGAGACAAGCCCAGGTACAAGGTTGTTATGCATCAGATTTATAGAACCACACCCTGTACATTGTATAGAATGTTTTGTCAACTTGTTCTAATCCAGAACAAAGAACAATATCACTTCATTCCACTCATGCTTActtaacaaattattaaaagaTTTATAAAACCTCTTTTCTGCAGTTTGTGtcataaaaaactaaaatgaaaatttaatattaaatatttgCGAGTGATAAAAAATTTACACCATTAGCACATATTACTGTCGTCAAGACGCAGTTGTAACATCATCAGTCTTCTCATCAGGGATATCACAGTTAGCTTGATCATCATCAACTCCTCCATCAGGTTGGAGTGAAGAGAGTTTCTTTATAAGAGCTTCTCCAAATGATTGAGAATATCCAGGACTAACTGAATCTAATAAAGCATACATTGTCTCAAAATACTTAGATGCCTTTGCTTCCTGATTCTCATCAAAGTTATCACCAACAACCTAaaatgttgaataatttttcaaataagCATTAAATGACAACACTGAACATGTTACaggtaaaaatgaaattcaggtcaaaattttttaacctatgTTGATTCTCAACTTCTTTTGTCTTTGATTCTGACCATAATTCATAAATAATTTagagctaggagacaaaggaaattacaaaaatcaaactacaatcatggacaaaagtcttggggcacttttgcatttctgggttGCTTCCAATTCACAAAGggccaacccctcccctcaccccacaaacaacaTTTGACGCATGCAgagtttttacctttttaactttttttaattttcaactttgtatagggtggggggagggagtactgcaagaaaatttaacctgaatttaattttgacctgtaacaaaTACAAACAATATTGATTTTTAGGTCTTAACGCAGGGAGTACAAGGACAGGATAAATCAGtgtattatatattattattgctggaaaagaaattttgaaggtGTGGCCtaaagttattattatattatattatatatacaaaacaacaaacatatTAACATCGTTGAAATAAAATTGCCTTGGAATGTCCATACTACTTTGTTCAATTCTGTGGTGGTAGCTGTAGAAGATCGTTTTCCTGCATGTAGTCTTACAAAATAAGTGAAAGCTTTAATGCAGtaatagtatttatttatttatctattgcAGCGGTGAAAGCGGCTTTTCAGTAGAAAAATTATAATAACGAGTCGTACGTGAGGTGAATTACCGCCGGGTTTTGTTTTTGCGACCCACTTTATCGCAAACAACTCactttcatatattcataatttcaaaCTCATTGTTAATTATAGCACAGAGCGATGAATAACTAAGgcatggagaaaaaaaaacataacttaCCCGAAATCCTAAGACACTAAGTTCAATGCACAGGCTTTTACATTCCTTAGTCAGCACATTCAAGTAAACACACTCGCGAGAAGAGGGAAGCTTCCTTGAAACGCTGATCGATTTGACGGTGAAACCAATGTCCTCTATCACAGCTTCTGCTTCAACTTTGAAGTCAATCTCTTCCTCATCCATTTTCGggagacaaaaaaacaaacttgaaagtTTTTCCTTGTCCTTCCACAAAATGGGCATTGATTGGTCTTTTACATGATCATTTATATGCACAGGAAACAAATCCCAACAGacgaatgaaaacaaaacaaaacgaaaacgaaaaaacaaaacaaaaaacaaaaaccggcCGCGACCAGCAGTATTTGGTATGCTGTCATGCGTATAAGACTTTGAGCCCACGTCATTACTGttttcagcaatttttttcGATAAGTACTCTATGTAACAATAGGTAATTATTGGCGTGCAGTTTGAGTCAAACAGCTGAGTGGTGAAAATCAGAAGACTTGTAGAACCCTTCAGGGTTATATCTGTGAAAATTCCAGATGAACTCTTTCAATAACAAAACACCGGCTTGTATGTGTAAGTAATATTTATGCTGATTGTTGCAGGGAGATATTAGCTTAAGTCTATAAAATTCAATATAATAATCCTCATTTTTTTGAGATTTGAATTTCCTGCCTTCGTTTAGATGCCAAGGGGTTCAAGCTGGACAAATTTCTTGGTAATTTACAGGTAAGAAGCTTATTAACTTCATTCTATTATGAGCATAATTAAGCTTAGTTATTTCCTATATAGTATTTTTGGAACTAGATCATGGCCGCTTTGGAGAGTGTGGCatatttaccatttacaaaagaaagttaaatattaaataataatgatcgaatgataatgatgataatgataataataataatgattcaAAAAAACTTGCATTCTGTGCTAAAGCTGGAATTCTCCAGTCTTTTGTCAGCACCTCTGGCAGgaatcaaaataattttttaactgACTGGCCAAAGAAATTTCAGCTCAGTCAAGTCTCTTTTTTTACTGGTCATGTTTAAAGTAATAAAGATAATACAAGAGAGATTTCAATCAAGAACTTAAAACTTAACAGCTTAACAAGCAAAAATCCATAGAGTGCATTCTTGTCTGTTCAAAATGAGCAGCAAACCGAAAACGTTTGTAGACAATAACCAATGATCATCTTGGCCAAACTTTGTCCATATGCATTGACCATCCATTTTTCTGCTCTTGCGTTTTACAGAGAAACATGATCCACTTAAAAATTGGATTCCTTGTTGCCATAAGCCTGTTTAGCAGTAGATCGCGGATGAGGTCAAAATGTGCTagtaggggtggcgaatggtaccttgaaaaacgtgggtctcgcaaaattttggcaggatctcgaaatctcggacgcgtttttgataagtctcgaagtctcgttttttcatggtttgcttttactttttttgagtcttgaaacttttcaccaaagagtctcgggctcggatttctaactatgatctcGGCGTCTCAGtgagtctcggattttaccattcgccacccctgcTAGTGAAAGCAAACAAAGTGACACACAAGCTGCATGCCAGCATGTCACTGGTGTTCTTACCAATTCTTTTGTCTTCTTCGATCTACTATCCCACTATGAACAGATGCTATGATAACATGGAATCTATTGGTTTCatacaatgaaaagaaaataaaaaatgaaaaaaacttgCCCCGCACCACTTGACTGTTTGAGGATTTGTGCCTGCAGTTAAGTCATTTTCCAAGTCACAAGATGGTTGTTAGTAGAGGTTCATATGTAATAGAATATATAGAGATCTATCTGTATAGAGGGAGACATGGGTATTGCGGTATTGAGTTTTTTTTCAAGTGGTATTTTGGTAATCTTGATTTTAATGTGCGGTATTGTGGTATCATCTAGCCTTGCCATATGtggtttttcacctttttcatTAAATAGTATTCAGTAAAAGAAGATCTTTCAAGGTATTGTGGCACTGTTCATTTGAGCTCTCCTCTGCTCAATAGACTATTAAGAAAAAGGCGAGACTATGCGTAGTCTAAAATTCGAGGTCTTCTCTCATTTTCTTGCAATGGTTGAGGTTGATTGCTGGTGCATACACCTGTATGTGCTTGAGATAACCAAACACACGAGATGGATACAACTTTAAGTAAGCGTGACTGATCATAAATGTACAGTAGTATCTGTATTTTGATActgtatttcggtatttgccaatttttcttatgGTATTGCAttattgggtaccccccaatgtccccctttGTATAACTTGGACAATTTGTGATCGATGTCAAGTATATGCTCCATAGGGTTATAAAATTGCCACCGGTCAAGTGAGTGAGGATGAGTTTAGAAGAATCTCTGATAAATATGGTGAGTTCACTGAATATACAGTTTTCAAAACCCATTGGAACTGGGGGTACACATGTAAGATACACAAAATATGAAATATTGAGCTTTATGGTTGATTTTTCAGGCTGGTGGAGGGTTGCCCTGGGGTTGCTACCCACTTTTTCCCAATGAACCTTAAGTACAAGTTATTGAACAATTGTACTGAAAGTGAAATTGTTGAATCCCACAAAAGGATTGCAGACATCATTCACCAGCAGCTTAACAAAAATACAATGAATCTAATGACTCGGGAACACTTTGTCTACTAATGCTAAATGTAGGATGCTAGTGGCCGAGGCACTGCTGGGAGCTCATGACATTTTTGAACTGTGAATCAGTACATGGCCCTGTTGAGGAAGAAtgtaaagttattattatccagattaaaaaacaatttcaacCTTGGATTATGACAAGCTTGAACCTGGTCAAAGTTCTTTGCTAAGTATCAAGCGTTAATCTACAGCggtataaattaataatttttatgttttatagGTTCTGATGAAGGTGCTGTGTTTGGTTCACTTATTACAAATGCCTCTGGCAGTTACAAGAATAAAGGTATAAACTACCgactaagaaaataaataaataacatacaaaaaaaaagaaaataataaaaaaaaaaaaaaataaactaccgactaaaatttgttttttgctaagtGACGCTGCCTTCTTTCAAAGGCAGCTTTCTCCTCTAAAATTAGTTATCCAGCTGATCTTTCAAGAGGCAATTTTCTTTATAGCTGATTAAAAACCTCCATCAATTACCTGATAACCCTGGCAGTCTCTGAAGGTCTTTAtaaatactactaataataattcaTTATTTATATAGTGCTCTATACATAGCTCTGCGGTGCTAAAAACAAGTAAATATTGGAACactgtaaaaaatgaaagaaatagaaaatctGATAAACATCAAAGATCCTAAAAGCTAGAAACAGTgaattataataacaataaaaaagtgTGCAATAATGTCAAGGTccacaaaaagttaaaaataaacaatacaaaataaaCAGGTTTTCAGTTTAGATTAAATTTGGCTTCTTTGTAAGATTGTGTTTGAATGCAGTCTTATGCATCAGCTTCAAGTTCTCTTAATAGGTCTTCTTAGTCATGTCTCATTATGACATATGTAGCTGGGGATGATATGTCTGTAAGTGCCATTTTAATATAAAACAGctgagtttatttatttaacaaataCATTAAAATTTGCAAAGGTTCCCTATTTTAATAGTGCATGGGGGGTTATTCTGGGTGTTGTTTTTTACAGGCATCCAGCAGGAAGAACAAGACATGGAAACCAGAACAAGGCgaaaaagaaggagaagaagaaggcgAGACAACAGTGGAAAAGAAGATGAAACAGTGTCAGCAGAGACTGCTGTGCCAAAGTTAAATTCTCATCCGTTGTTGTCT
This window encodes:
- the LOC140935156 gene encoding GSK3-beta interaction protein-like, with the protein product MPILWKDKEKLSSLFFCLPKMDEEEIDFKVEAEAVIEDIGFTVKSISVSRKLPSSRECVYLNVLTKECKSLCIELSVLGFRVVGDNFDENQEAKASKYFETMYALLDSVSPGYSQSFGEALIKKLSSLQPDGGVDDDQANCDIPDEKTDDVTTAS